One part of the Bacteroidota bacterium genome encodes these proteins:
- a CDS encoding GDSL-type esterase/lipase family protein, giving the protein MKKVIICLLLCFSIAYSQKSNNEFPFLRPELNKIGNPQSIQAKLQKTFSDTSGSKIFKIFVIGDSYTASGDFVHCLEDELAAEFGDGGKIKLSLKSEFPTLLPYNPLQLKKKSSLLKGFELYSNADSSSIEVKDASSEKIPFAINTVNKGRAIKVTFSSPVESFYITNRQNVPQKSTKGILAFTEKGVVSTFFGKISASIRTYNTELNYLFPFIETVNPDLIIVYLGTNDCAGPNFNKNYFDVEYGNLLKRLRKESPDASFLLISPVTFYSYSKEGFKPNKNIKTLKEGITSLSLKEGLSYWDLSEVMGGDTIMPSLVQSKLAIQDYIHLTREGHETAAKFLAKAIIDLYKKE; this is encoded by the coding sequence TTGAAAAAAGTAATAATCTGCCTGCTATTGTGTTTTTCCATCGCATATTCTCAAAAATCCAATAATGAATTTCCCTTCCTGCGACCGGAACTCAATAAAATCGGCAATCCGCAATCTATTCAAGCCAAATTGCAGAAAACCTTTTCTGACACCTCCGGTTCAAAGATATTTAAAATATTCGTAATCGGTGACTCCTACACTGCCTCAGGTGATTTTGTTCATTGCCTTGAGGATGAGCTTGCAGCAGAATTTGGAGACGGTGGAAAGATCAAACTGTCACTGAAGAGTGAATTTCCGACTCTTCTCCCCTACAACCCGTTGCAGCTGAAGAAAAAATCATCCCTTCTAAAAGGATTTGAGCTTTACTCCAACGCCGATTCAAGTTCCATCGAAGTAAAGGATGCATCTTCAGAGAAAATTCCCTTTGCAATCAATACAGTGAACAAGGGCCGTGCGATTAAGGTCACTTTTTCGTCACCTGTCGAGAGTTTCTACATAACTAACCGGCAAAATGTTCCACAAAAATCGACAAAAGGGATTCTGGCTTTCACAGAAAAAGGGGTTGTTTCCACTTTTTTTGGCAAGATTTCGGCATCTATAAGGACATACAACACCGAACTGAATTACCTCTTCCCGTTTATCGAAACAGTAAATCCTGATCTGATAATTGTCTATCTTGGTACAAATGACTGTGCGGGACCAAATTTCAACAAAAACTATTTTGATGTCGAGTATGGAAATTTGCTGAAGAGGCTAAGAAAAGAATCTCCTGATGCATCATTTTTACTGATTTCCCCCGTTACTTTTTATTCGTACAGTAAAGAAGGATTCAAACCGAACAAAAACATTAAGACATTAAAGGAGGGAATAACTTCCCTTTCCTTAAAAGAAGGGTTGAGTTACTGGGATCTAAGCGAAGTGATGGGTGGAGACACGATTATGCCATCTTTGGTGCAATCAAAGCTCGCAATTCAGGATTATATTCACCTGACCAGGGAAGGTCACGAAACAGCCGCAAAATTCCTCGCCAAAGCAATCATCGATTTATACAAAAAAGAGTGA
- a CDS encoding Rrf2 family transcriptional regulator: MTVIFSKKCELGLQAVLYLSTLDKDQRVSAANVATKLKVPKEFVSKVMQILTDSGIVASKKGKNGGFYLGKNPSEIKLIDIVMVLDGGDVFNTCILGFPGCSVSTPCPMHDEWGKIRNMAFTMLNAETLESMKHKSIDKIESLTK; encoded by the coding sequence ATGACCGTAATCTTCTCCAAAAAATGTGAACTTGGTTTACAAGCTGTATTATATTTGTCAACACTCGACAAAGATCAGAGGGTCAGTGCTGCTAATGTGGCGACCAAACTGAAAGTGCCTAAAGAGTTTGTTTCAAAAGTGATGCAAATCCTGACGGATTCGGGAATTGTTGCTTCAAAGAAGGGGAAAAACGGCGGATTCTATCTCGGGAAAAATCCGTCTGAAATAAAACTCATCGACATAGTGATGGTTTTGGATGGAGGGGATGTCTTTAATACCTGTATTCTGGGTTTTCCCGGCTGCTCTGTCTCTACTCCGTGTCCGATGCATGACGAGTGGGGGAAAATCAGAAATATGGCTTTTACGATGTTAAATGCAGAAACTTTGGAGAGTATGAAACACAAATCGATCGACAAGATCGAGTCACTCACGAAATAG